In Sphingobacteriaceae bacterium, a single genomic region encodes these proteins:
- a CDS encoding IS3 family transposase (programmed frameshift), whose amino-acid sequence METKKKQTAENFIKEIRRKSKRIFSSEQKINIVMEAIRAEMPVAELCRKYSINPSQFYKWNKEFLEAGKKRLSGDTTREATSDEVAELRKENQKLKETVADLVLRYDIVKKKLEHIGESVKFKKYMRFTASEKQEIIKIVVRSEIGVNKTLREIGLNKSTFYNWYKSYSDNGIDGLEPCKRTSNRQWNTIPREQKNLVVELALECPELSSRELAHKLTDEQQIFISESSVYRILKARGLITTPEHIFLAAKDEFTNKTGFVHQMWQTDFTYFKIIGWGWYYLSTVLDDYSRYIVHWELCAGMKVQDVKRTVDRAIIKARIVTKQRPRLLSDNGSCYIAGELKTYLKDNHGMDQVHGRPMHPQTQGKIERYHRTMKNVVKLDNYYSPEELIAAIEKFVENYNNARYHESLKNLTPADVYFGRGELILKEREKIKQNSLKKRREEYEKMRKIMKHQKTNLTLN is encoded by the exons ATGGAAACAAAGAAAAAACAAACAGCGGAGAACTTTATAAAAGAGATACGTCGTAAATCAAAAAGAATATTTAGTTCAGAACAAAAAATAAATATTGTAATGGAAGCTATACGAGCTGAGATGCCAGTAGCTGAATTATGCAGGAAGTATTCCATTAACCCATCTCAATTCTATAAATGGAACAAAGAGTTTTTAGAAGCGGGAAAGAAGAGATTATCAGGGGATACAACCAGGGAAGCAACCAGTGATGAAGTAGCGGAGCTCAGAAAAGAAAATCAAAAGCTAAAGGAAACCGTAGCTGATTTAGTATTGCGCTATGATATCGTAAAAAAAAAGCTTGAACATATTGGAGAATCTGTAAAATTCAAAAAGTATATGAGATTTACAGCTTCCGAAAAACAAGAGATAATCAAAATTGTTGTCCGTTCCGAAATCGGCGTTAATAAAACGCTTCGCGAAATCGGTTTAAACAAAAGCACGTTTTACAATTGGTACAAATCCTATTCCGACAATGGTATTGATGGTTTAGAGCCTTGTAAGCGCACTTCTAACAGGCAGTGGAACACAATACCCCGGGAACAAAAAAACTTAGTTGTAGAGCTTGCTTTAGAGTGTCCTGAATTATCGTCAAGAGAGCTCGCGCACAAATTAACCGATGAACAACAAATTTTTATTTCTGAATCGAGTGTTTACCGGATTTTAAAAGCAAGAGGACTGATAACAACACCCGAGCATATTTTTTTAGCAGCTAAAGATGAGTTTACAAACAAAACAGGATTCGTTCATCAAATGTGGCAAACTGATTTTACTTACTTTAAAATAATTGGATGGGGTTGGTATTACTTGAGTACCGTTTTAGATGATTACAGCCGTTATATTGTACACTGGGAGCTTTGTGCAGGAATGAAAGTGCAGGACGTAA AAAGAACCGTTGACAGAGCAATTATAAAAGCAAGAATTGTAACTAAACAACGGCCCAGATTATTATCCGACAATGGTTCATGTTACATTGCAGGCGAACTCAAAACATATTTGAAAGACAATCATGGAATGGATCAGGTACACGGCAGACCCATGCATCCGCAAACGCAAGGCAAGATTGAACGTTATCACCGAACAATGAAAAACGTTGTGAAGCTTGATAATTATTATTCACCGGAAGAATTAATTGCGGCCATTGAAAAGTTCGTGGAAAATTACAACAATGCTCGTTATCATGAGTCTTTAAAAAATCTAACGCCTGCTGATGTTTATTTTGGACGAGGAGAACTAATTTTAAAAGAAAGAGAAAAAATCAAACAAAATTCATTAAAAAAAAGAAGGGAGGAATATGAAAAAATGAGAAAAATTATGAAACATCAAAAAACTAACTTAACTTTAAATTAA
- the ispG gene encoding (E)-4-hydroxy-3-methylbut-2-enyl-diphosphate synthase has protein sequence MKFNSKYCNSLTAYSRFQTREVTIGDLKLGATNPIRVQSMTTTDTMDTKATVEQSIRMIKAGCELVRITAPSLNEAKNLEVIKKELVQRGYNTPICADIHFTPNAAEFAARVIEKVRVNPGNYADKKKFETFDYTDIAYEAELERIRNRFTPLVKICKEYGTAMRIGTNHGSLSDRILSRYGDTPLGMVESAFEFLRICEDNNYHNIVISMKASNTQVMVQAYRLLVSKMIESGRNYPLHLGVTEAGDGEDGRIKSAVGIGTLLEDGLGDTIRVSLTEEPEYEIPVAKTLAERYSKRTDHSDIRKLENDLPYNPFEYERNKTIEVVNIGGHHVPRVIADFSMKTEVTPASLFGVGYQYSVPMDKWNLTDMAVDYLFLGDNNIDFEIPGTLGLIYNSENWQKNKNKERAYPIYLGEEYFKTTEHSPILNFVAVDIHVLSETFINKIKSEKNICLVFDSFNKHTLPELRRMAIELKLNECKIPFIIKCNYNQLSESEFQLFSSTDIGGMLLDGFGDGIWIKQKESVSTQVCNSTAFGILQATRTRISKTEYISCPSCGRTLFDLQETTQKIREKTDHLKGIKIGIMGCIVNGPGEMADADYGYVGTGPGKISLYKGKEVVKKNVTSETAVDELINLIKEHGDWIEKVLT, from the coding sequence GTGAAATTCAATTCCAAATACTGCAATTCATTAACCGCTTATTCTAGATTTCAAACTCGCGAAGTTACCATAGGCGATTTGAAATTGGGTGCTACTAATCCTATTCGGGTACAAAGCATGACCACCACAGACACCATGGACACAAAGGCCACGGTTGAACAAAGTATTAGAATGATTAAAGCGGGTTGCGAATTGGTAAGGATAACCGCGCCAAGTTTAAATGAAGCCAAGAATTTAGAAGTTATAAAAAAGGAGTTAGTTCAGCGAGGTTATAACACACCCATTTGTGCCGACATTCATTTTACCCCTAATGCAGCCGAGTTTGCAGCGAGAGTAATTGAAAAAGTGAGAGTGAATCCGGGAAATTATGCCGATAAAAAAAAGTTTGAAACATTTGATTATACAGATATTGCTTACGAAGCTGAATTAGAAAGAATCAGAAACAGATTCACTCCGCTAGTAAAAATTTGTAAAGAATATGGCACTGCCATGCGAATTGGAACTAATCACGGCTCTTTAAGCGATAGAATTTTAAGTCGATATGGCGATACACCTTTAGGAATGGTGGAAAGCGCTTTTGAGTTTTTAAGAATTTGCGAGGACAATAATTACCACAATATTGTTATTTCCATGAAAGCCAGTAATACCCAAGTAATGGTGCAGGCTTATCGTTTATTAGTTTCCAAAATGATAGAAAGTGGAAGAAATTATCCTTTGCACTTAGGTGTGACTGAAGCCGGCGATGGTGAAGACGGAAGAATTAAATCTGCAGTTGGGATCGGAACATTATTAGAAGATGGATTGGGAGATACAATACGCGTTTCATTAACCGAAGAGCCTGAATATGAAATTCCAGTGGCTAAAACACTTGCCGAAAGATATTCTAAAAGAACAGATCACTCGGATATTCGAAAACTTGAAAATGATTTGCCCTATAATCCATTTGAATATGAAAGAAACAAAACGATTGAGGTTGTAAATATTGGCGGACATCATGTACCACGAGTAATTGCTGATTTCAGTATGAAAACAGAGGTCACACCGGCAAGTTTATTTGGTGTTGGTTATCAATATTCAGTTCCTATGGATAAATGGAACTTAACGGATATGGCCGTTGACTACTTATTTTTAGGAGACAATAATATTGATTTTGAAATTCCGGGAACACTTGGACTCATATATAATAGTGAAAATTGGCAAAAGAACAAAAATAAAGAAAGAGCCTATCCGATTTATTTAGGCGAAGAGTATTTTAAAACTACAGAGCACTCCCCCATTTTAAATTTTGTGGCTGTTGATATTCATGTACTTTCAGAAACATTTATAAATAAAATTAAATCCGAAAAAAACATTTGTTTAGTATTTGATTCTTTTAATAAACACACCCTGCCTGAATTACGCAGGATGGCTATTGAATTGAAATTAAATGAATGTAAAATTCCATTTATTATTAAATGTAATTACAATCAATTAAGTGAGTCGGAATTTCAGTTATTCAGCAGCACCGATATTGGGGGAATGTTGTTGGATGGATTTGGGGATGGCATTTGGATTAAGCAAAAAGAATCGGTAAGTACGCAAGTATGCAATTCCACTGCTTTTGGAATTTTGCAAGCTACCCGAACACGAATCTCCAAAACCGAATACATTTCTTGTCCAAGTTGTGGAAGAACATTATTTGATTTACAAGAAACCACACAAAAAATTCGCGAAAAAACCGATCATTTAAAAGGAATAAAAATTGGCATTATGGGTTGTATTGTAAACGGCCCCGGCGAAATGGCGGATGCCGATTATGGTTACGTAGGTACGGGACCCGGAAAAATTAGTTTATATAAGGGAAAGGAAGTGGTGAAAAAAAATGTGACCAGCGAAACAGCAGTTGATGAACTAATTAATCTTATAAAAGAACATGGTGATTGGATTGAGAAAGTTTTAACTTAA
- a CDS encoding CPBP family intramembrane metalloprotease encodes MALIVIVNSFFEELLLIGYLFKRFEKLHPALIILISSIIRASFHTYLGWQNLPSVFILALIFGLYYTRQKKLWPIIIAHAIGNIFYFFNENYNWIEV; translated from the coding sequence ATTGCACTCATTGTAATTGTAAATTCATTCTTTGAAGAATTACTTCTGATTGGATATCTTTTTAAACGATTTGAAAAACTTCACCCAGCTTTAATTATTCTAATAAGTTCAATCATAAGAGCATCATTTCATACTTATTTAGGTTGGCAAAATTTACCAAGTGTATTTATTTTGGCATTAATATTTGGACTTTATTACACAAGACAGAAAAAACTTTGGCCAATTATTATAGCTCATGCAATCGGTAATATATTTTATTTTTTTAATGAAAATTATAATTGGATAGAAGTTTAA
- a CDS encoding MotA/TolQ/ExbB proton channel family protein: protein MLHFILQTNVAVAAVNDSLANSPAVAGIQTMPEVTETKISLMEMVSKGGPIMIPIALLLLVSIYIFVERLIVITKASKKVPNLIGTMKEMIHSGNIANARTMCKSSNTPESLMIEQGVARIGQSFSEIREAMNKSGSNEIAKLEKGMNILNIIGRIAPMFGFIGTIIGVITIFYDISLAKTVEIEIISKGLYQKMITSAGGLVVGVFAFVCYHWLNTRIDKLAQRMEDSQIELLDSLNEPAK from the coding sequence ATGTTACATTTTATTTTACAAACAAACGTGGCTGTGGCTGCGGTGAACGATTCACTAGCTAATTCTCCAGCCGTTGCCGGAATTCAAACTATGCCTGAAGTAACAGAAACGAAAATATCGTTGATGGAAATGGTAAGCAAGGGGGGGCCAATTATGATTCCCATTGCATTATTGCTTTTAGTAAGCATTTATATTTTTGTTGAACGATTAATCGTTATCACTAAAGCTTCAAAGAAAGTTCCGAATTTAATAGGAACTATGAAGGAAATGATTCATAGTGGCAATATTGCGAATGCCCGAACTATGTGTAAAAGCAGTAATACACCAGAATCATTGATGATAGAGCAAGGAGTTGCACGTATTGGGCAATCCTTTTCTGAAATCAGAGAGGCCATGAATAAAAGTGGGTCCAATGAAATTGCTAAACTGGAAAAAGGGATGAATATTTTAAATATTATTGGGCGTATTGCACCTATGTTTGGGTTTATTGGGACAATTATTGGTGTTATTACTATTTTTTATGATATCTCATTAGCTAAAACGGTTGAAATTGAAATTATCTCAAAAGGATTGTATCAGAAAATGATTACATCGGCCGGCGGATTAGTAGTTGGCGTATTTGCATTTGTGTGTTACCATTGGTTAAATACCAGAATAGACAAACTCGCACAACGAATGGAAGATTCACAAATTGAATTATTAGATTCTTTAAACGAGCCGGCAAAATAA
- a CDS encoding bifunctional folylpolyglutamate synthase/dihydrofolate synthase, translating to MTYQQTVNYLFEKLPMFHRIGPAAYKANLDNTHKIMELLNRPQQKLKVIHVAGTNGKGSSCHMLAAILQDAGYKTGLYTSPHLIDFRERIKINGKVISKNYVVDFVEKYKSEFEKIEPSFFEWTVGLAFDYFRNEEVDVAVIEVGLGGRLDSTNVVKPLVSLITNISYDHVNLLGDTLPKIAAEKAGIIKAKVPVVVSQYQSESGPVFMTKARELKCTIDFADKIYKLLDTKIENNFLIIKVLNKKTNTIHEYKSDLKGQYQTKNILGVLAVIEKIKEQGFLIEEESVLNGLSKVEKLTGLIGRWQKISEKPTIIVDTGHNEDGIKQVLENLKQIKHKKLHFVFGAVNDKDIDKILSLLPKDAEYYFVKANIPRALDEVELKKLAHQKKLKGDSFASVKEGLNHAKSKVKKEDLILVGGSTFVVGDALS from the coding sequence ATGACTTATCAGCAAACCGTAAATTATTTGTTTGAAAAGTTACCTATGTTTCATAGGATTGGCCCGGCCGCATATAAAGCGAACCTCGACAACACGCATAAAATAATGGAGTTGTTGAATAGACCACAGCAGAAATTAAAAGTGATTCATGTTGCCGGCACGAATGGAAAGGGTAGCTCATGTCATATGCTTGCTGCAATTCTTCAAGATGCAGGTTATAAAACAGGTTTATATACTTCACCGCATTTAATTGACTTTAGAGAAAGAATAAAAATTAATGGTAAAGTAATCAGTAAAAATTATGTGGTTGATTTTGTAGAAAAGTATAAATCGGAATTTGAAAAAATTGAACCTAGTTTTTTTGAATGGACTGTTGGACTCGCGTTTGACTATTTCAGGAACGAAGAGGTTGATGTAGCCGTTATTGAAGTGGGTTTGGGCGGAAGATTAGATTCTACTAACGTGGTTAAACCTTTAGTTTCGTTAATTACAAATATAAGTTACGATCACGTGAATTTGTTGGGTGATACTTTGCCCAAAATAGCGGCAGAAAAAGCAGGAATTATAAAAGCAAAGGTTCCGGTAGTGGTAAGCCAATATCAAAGTGAATCCGGCCCGGTATTTATGACTAAAGCTCGCGAATTAAAATGTACCATTGATTTTGCGGATAAGATTTATAAATTGCTGGATACAAAAATTGAAAATAATTTTTTAATAATTAAAGTTTTAAATAAAAAAACAAATACAATTCATGAATATAAGAGCGATTTAAAGGGGCAATATCAAACCAAAAATATTCTGGGAGTACTTGCAGTTATTGAAAAAATAAAAGAACAAGGTTTTTTAATTGAAGAGGAAAGTGTGCTAAATGGATTAAGCAAGGTTGAAAAATTAACCGGGTTGATTGGCAGATGGCAAAAAATTTCAGAAAAACCGACCATAATTGTTGATACCGGTCATAATGAAGATGGAATCAAACAAGTGTTGGAAAATCTCAAACAAATTAAACATAAAAAATTGCATTTTGTATTTGGTGCTGTAAATGATAAAGACATAGATAAAATTTTAAGTTTATTACCAAAAGATGCCGAGTATTATTTTGTGAAAGCAAATATTCCGCGTGCGCTGGATGAAGTAGAACTTAAAAAATTGGCGCATCAAAAAAAATTAAAAGGTGATTCTTTTGCGTCGGTAAAAGAGGGATTAAATCACGCAAAATCTAAAGTAAAGAAGGAGGATTTAATTTTAGTAGGAGGAAGTACCTTTGTGGTTGGGGATGCTTTAAGTTAA
- a CDS encoding TonB-dependent receptor, with the protein MKKIIFFLVCALPALLSAQITQTVKGKISDKDIGIGLPGVVVQVTTKGIVANTVSDNNGFFKLENIPVGRQSFLFTYTGYKTTPLRDIIVTSGKEVILNVELEENTFEIGEIEVKASKDTDVVSNMRMANMKEFSIEETERYAGSRNDPARMAANFAGVQGTNDSRNDIVIRGNSPTGLLWRLEEIDIPNPNHFAIAGSAGGPQGIINNKYLANSEFFTGAFPANYGNAIGGVFDLKMRNGNNEKHEKTFQFGFLGTEITAEGPLSKKTGATYIFSYRYSTLALFSKANINIGTSAVPGYQDVGFRLNFPTKKAGVFSFNGIGGLSKIAIVLSNTKERPKELYGDLNRDQYFATNMGAGIFNHTYSFGTKTIMKTSLAYGASSIKSEHFLVLRNKNFIPKDTLPQILGYNFYEGKTTLAWFIKSKFNSRNSIKTGFFVNRINVNFKDSIKINSVFDTTASAILNKPFKGRINSVTDFYLIQPYITYVHKFNNRLSFNGGVYAHYLTLNGKSSVEPRASFRYQINSNQVLSVAYGLHSQMQQTYLYFTAPDSIVEKNTLIPNTEKKLTNKDLDFTKSNHFVIGHDISLGKYFSVKTELFCQLLWNVPVYQVKSGVSALNRGATFTRFFPLYTMENNGTGTNYGIELTIQKSFHNHFFFMFSGSLFESKYTGSNGKTYDTDFNGNYMMNLLGGLEYNVGKNKKDLLSFSTKFTYGGGKRYSPVNIAASNAIMDVVPVDDSINTLQFNPYNRIDFRVAYKINLKKTSLELALDLINLLSTKNVLALSYSPDPADLNKSPLIENYQLGFLPLFYVRFDF; encoded by the coding sequence ATGAAAAAAATCATTTTCTTTCTTGTTTGTGCTTTGCCCGCTTTATTATCAGCTCAAATCACACAAACCGTAAAAGGTAAAATAAGCGATAAAGATATTGGAATTGGTTTACCGGGTGTAGTTGTACAAGTTACCACTAAGGGTATAGTTGCCAATACGGTAAGCGACAACAATGGTTTTTTTAAATTGGAAAATATTCCGGTTGGAAGACAATCTTTTTTGTTCACCTATACCGGATACAAAACCACTCCACTTCGTGATATTATTGTAACCTCAGGAAAAGAAGTAATATTAAATGTAGAATTGGAAGAAAACACGTTTGAGATTGGAGAAATTGAAGTGAAAGCAAGTAAAGATACGGATGTGGTAAGCAATATGCGCATGGCCAACATGAAAGAGTTCAGCATAGAAGAAACAGAAAGATATGCCGGCTCAAGAAACGATCCGGCGAGGATGGCCGCTAACTTTGCAGGCGTACAAGGAACTAATGATTCGCGTAATGATATTGTGATAAGAGGAAATAGTCCAACCGGTTTATTATGGAGATTAGAAGAAATTGATATTCCCAATCCCAATCACTTTGCTATTGCGGGTTCGGCCGGCGGACCTCAGGGAATAATCAATAATAAATACTTAGCTAACAGCGAATTTTTTACCGGAGCATTTCCTGCCAATTACGGTAACGCAATTGGCGGTGTATTTGATTTAAAAATGCGAAACGGGAATAATGAAAAACACGAAAAAACATTTCAGTTTGGATTTTTAGGAACGGAGATTACAGCCGAAGGCCCATTAAGTAAAAAAACCGGAGCCACTTATATTTTTTCCTATCGCTACTCTACCCTAGCCCTTTTCAGTAAAGCCAATATTAATATAGGAACCAGTGCGGTGCCCGGTTATCAGGACGTAGGATTCCGTCTTAATTTTCCAACCAAAAAAGCAGGTGTATTTAGTTTTAATGGCATTGGAGGATTAAGTAAAATTGCCATTGTATTAAGTAATACCAAAGAAAGGCCCAAGGAATTATACGGAGATTTAAACCGCGATCAGTATTTTGCAACCAACATGGGCGCCGGTATTTTTAATCATACCTATAGTTTTGGCACCAAAACAATTATGAAAACCAGTTTGGCCTATGGCGCTTCTTCTATAAAAAGTGAGCATTTTTTAGTATTACGAAACAAAAATTTCATTCCAAAAGATACGCTTCCGCAAATTCTGGGATATAATTTTTATGAAGGAAAAACAACTTTAGCCTGGTTTATTAAATCTAAATTCAATTCAAGAAACAGTATCAAAACCGGATTTTTTGTAAATAGGATAAATGTGAATTTTAAAGACAGTATCAAAATCAATTCGGTTTTTGACACTACGGCTTCAGCGATTCTAAATAAACCATTTAAAGGAAGAATTAATTCGGTAACCGATTTTTATTTGATACAACCTTATATTACTTACGTTCATAAATTCAATAATCGCTTGAGTTTTAATGGCGGAGTTTATGCCCACTATTTAACATTGAACGGGAAATCGAGTGTAGAACCTAGAGCTAGTTTTAGGTATCAAATCAATTCAAATCAAGTTTTGAGTGTTGCCTATGGTTTACACAGTCAAATGCAGCAAACCTATTTATATTTTACAGCTCCGGATAGTATAGTGGAAAAAAATACTTTAATTCCAAATACCGAAAAGAAACTAACCAATAAAGATTTAGATTTTACTAAAAGCAATCACTTTGTAATTGGTCATGATATAAGCCTGGGAAAATACTTTTCAGTAAAAACCGAATTGTTTTGTCAATTACTTTGGAATGTGCCCGTGTATCAGGTTAAATCCGGAGTATCCGCCTTAAATAGGGGCGCTACTTTTACTCGATTCTTTCCGCTTTACACCATGGAAAATAACGGAACCGGCACAAACTACGGTATTGAATTAACCATTCAAAAATCTTTTCACAATCATTTCTTTTTCATGTTTAGCGGCAGCCTGTTTGAAAGTAAATATACCGGTAGTAACGGAAAAACTTATGATACTGATTTTAACGGAAATTACATGATGAATCTGTTAGGAGGATTGGAATACAACGTAGGAAAAAACAAAAAAGATTTATTAAGCTTCAGTACTAAATTTACTTATGGAGGTGGAAAAAGATATTCGCCGGTGAATATTGCGGCCAGCAATGCAATCATGGATGTAGTTCCTGTAGATGATTCCATCAACACCCTTCAGTTCAATCCATACAATAGAATTGACTTCAGAGTAGCCTATAAAATTAATTTAAAGAAAACCAGCCTTGAACTCGCTTTGGATTTAATTAATCTTTTATCCACTAAAAATGTTTTAGCATTAAGTTATTCACCCGACCCGGCTGACCTCAATAAATCGCCTTTGATTGAAAATTATCAATTAGGGTTTTTGCCGCTTTTTTATGTAAGGTTTGATTTTTAA
- a CDS encoding biopolymer transporter ExbD: protein MALRKKHRESEVSTDSLNDIMFFLLLFFLILSTMVSPNSIKINLPKSDPNVTVDNNKKPIHVAVSKDRKYYVNSVEITLENMEAEIAKFAAQQTEPTVLMHLDKELTIQDQIDIMTICYRLKCKTVLATAATQK, encoded by the coding sequence ATGGCATTACGAAAAAAACATAGAGAATCTGAAGTAAGTACTGATTCATTAAATGACATCATGTTTTTCTTACTACTCTTTTTTCTGATTCTTTCCACTATGGTGAGTCCTAATTCCATAAAAATTAACTTACCTAAATCCGACCCGAATGTTACGGTGGATAATAATAAGAAACCAATTCATGTAGCAGTTTCTAAAGACAGAAAATATTATGTGAATAGTGTAGAGATTACACTTGAAAACATGGAGGCTGAGATTGCAAAATTTGCAGCACAGCAAACAGAACCTACAGTATTAATGCATTTGGATAAAGAGTTAACAATACAGGATCAGATTGATATTATGACCATTTGTTATCGGTTAAAATGTAAAACAGTATTAGCAACGGCTGCAACACAAAAATAA
- a CDS encoding LysM peptidoglycan-binding domain-containing protein: MKKSRNIFFILVLFNLQVVFGQETVSLAEVAQNDDPIATMLDSLQKLKLFESGFQKSIFPKNNKYKFKEDSIPYYDDYTYQTRIAKLDAVSPFDLVYNEHVKGFINLYCYRKRNSVSRMMGMAQLYYPMFEEVLDRYNIPLELKHLAVIESALIPYARSHAGAMGLWQFMYPTGKMYGLNVNSYLDERCNPYKATVAAAEYLKSLYDMFGDWQMVLAAYNAGPGSISKAIRRSGGKKTYWEIRPYLPKETQGYVPAFIAANYVMNYAAEHNIYPSVPIKTYFEVDTVIVKEQMTFDQIATALDIDQEQILYFNPQYRKNIIPAGGHSMCLPKKKIGIFLTNEQDIYAALKAQNENGELVENIEEIKKIHTVKSGEKLSTIARKYGVTVMDLKNWNFIGKKGVRAGKKLTVYVRAQKPAEKNNAPEKLEAKKEKLTNKLLAENKSTKKSHTVRKGESLSVIANRYKVTVNSIRNLNGLKSDDLQIGEVLKIRD, from the coding sequence TTGAAAAAAAGTCGCAACATATTCTTCATCCTTGTACTTTTCAATCTGCAGGTTGTTTTTGGGCAAGAAACAGTTTCCTTAGCTGAAGTAGCTCAAAACGACGATCCGATTGCAACTATGTTGGATAGTTTGCAAAAATTAAAATTATTTGAATCGGGTTTTCAAAAATCTATTTTCCCCAAAAACAATAAATATAAATTTAAAGAAGACAGTATTCCCTATTATGATGATTATACTTATCAAACGAGAATTGCCAAATTAGATGCCGTATCCCCTTTTGACTTGGTGTATAACGAACACGTAAAAGGTTTTATTAATTTATACTGTTATCGTAAAAGAAACAGTGTTAGCAGAATGATGGGTATGGCTCAATTGTATTATCCCATGTTCGAAGAAGTTTTAGACCGCTACAATATTCCGCTTGAATTAAAGCATTTGGCTGTAATTGAAAGTGCTCTTATTCCGTATGCTCGATCTCACGCAGGAGCAATGGGACTATGGCAATTTATGTATCCTACAGGAAAAATGTATGGATTAAATGTAAATTCATATTTAGATGAAAGATGCAATCCATATAAAGCGACAGTAGCCGCAGCCGAATACTTAAAGAGTTTATACGATATGTTTGGCGATTGGCAAATGGTATTGGCAGCTTACAATGCCGGGCCCGGAAGTATTTCTAAGGCTATCCGAAGAAGCGGCGGCAAAAAAACGTATTGGGAAATAAGACCTTATTTACCTAAAGAAACACAGGGTTATGTGCCTGCCTTTATTGCCGCAAATTATGTAATGAATTACGCCGCGGAACATAATATTTATCCATCGGTTCCAATCAAAACCTATTTTGAAGTGGATACTGTAATTGTGAAAGAACAAATGACTTTTGATCAAATAGCAACCGCTTTAGATATTGATCAAGAGCAAATTTTATATTTTAATCCGCAATACCGAAAAAATATTATTCCTGCGGGTGGACACAGTATGTGTTTACCAAAAAAGAAAATTGGGATTTTCCTGACCAACGAGCAGGATATATATGCAGCCTTAAAAGCTCAAAATGAAAATGGAGAATTAGTTGAAAATATTGAAGAAATTAAAAAAATACACACGGTTAAATCCGGCGAAAAATTAAGCACAATTGCACGTAAATACGGTGTTACCGTAATGGATTTAAAAAACTGGAATTTCATTGGAAAAAAAGGTGTACGGGCCGGAAAAAAATTAACCGTTTATGTTCGCGCTCAAAAACCGGCAGAAAAAAACAACGCTCCTGAAAAATTAGAAGCAAAAAAGGAAAAACTTACAAATAAATTACTAGCCGAAAATAAATCAACCAAAAAGTCACATACAGTTAGAAAGGGTGAATCACTATCAGTGATTGCCAATAGGTACAAAGTTACTGTTAATTCCATTCGCAATTTAAATGGTTTAAAAAGTGATGACCTTCAGATAGGTGAAGTCTTAAAAATCCGAGACTAA